Proteins encoded by one window of Monoglobus pectinilyticus:
- the secY gene encoding preprotein translocase subunit SecY produces the protein MIDTIRNAWKIIDLRKKILYTILMIIIFRLGSCIPVPLLDPAAMKEIFTSDNSLFGFIDVISGGAFQNATIFAMSITPYINSSIIMQLLTVAIPALERLQKQGEDGRKKIAQITRYGTVVLAFIQAIGLYFMLKSYNAVTNPGLLTAVVVIFTFTAGTAFLMWLGEQITEKGVGNGISLIIFAGIVSRLPSMAQSLYAYAKGGGIGLIGVVALLIMIVVVVGLVVMMNEAERRIPVQYAKRVVGRKMYGGQSTHIPIKVASAGVIPIIFAMSIMSFPSTIAGFFGVTSQTGGFWGGFLKIFSSTSWVYAILYFLLIIFFTYFYTAIQFNPIEMSNNMKKNGGFIPGIRPGRPTSEYISKTLSRITLVGAIFLGLIAILPIFINLGLGINNFAIGGTSLLIVVGVALETVKDMESQMLMRHYKGFLE, from the coding sequence ATGATAGATACCATACGTAATGCATGGAAGATTATCGACCTCAGAAAAAAGATTTTATACACGATTTTAATGATAATAATCTTCCGTCTTGGTTCATGTATCCCGGTTCCTCTTTTGGATCCGGCGGCAATGAAGGAAATATTTACATCTGATAATTCACTTTTTGGATTCATTGACGTTATTTCCGGTGGTGCGTTCCAGAACGCGACCATATTCGCTATGAGTATCACACCATACATCAATTCATCGATTATTATGCAGCTTTTAACCGTTGCTATTCCTGCTCTTGAAAGACTTCAGAAGCAGGGTGAGGACGGAAGAAAGAAGATAGCACAGATTACAAGATACGGCACAGTAGTTTTGGCATTTATTCAGGCAATCGGTCTTTATTTCATGCTGAAGAGCTATAATGCAGTAACTAATCCGGGACTTCTTACCGCTGTTGTTGTTATATTTACATTCACAGCCGGCACAGCGTTCCTGATGTGGCTTGGTGAGCAGATAACCGAAAAGGGTGTAGGTAATGGTATTTCACTTATCATTTTCGCAGGTATCGTTTCACGTCTGCCATCTATGGCACAGTCGCTTTACGCATATGCAAAAGGCGGCGGAATCGGCTTGATTGGAGTAGTTGCTCTGCTTATTATGATAGTCGTAGTAGTTGGTCTTGTTGTAATGATGAATGAGGCCGAGAGACGAATCCCGGTGCAATATGCAAAGCGTGTTGTAGGGAGAAAAATGTACGGCGGTCAGAGTACGCATATCCCGATTAAGGTTGCGTCAGCAGGCGTTATTCCTATTATTTTCGCTATGTCAATTATGTCATTCCCGAGCACAATCGCCGGATTTTTCGGTGTGACATCACAGACAGGCGGATTCTGGGGAGGATTCTTAAAGATATTCTCTTCAACTTCTTGGGTTTATGCAATACTGTATTTCTTGCTGATTATCTTCTTCACATATTTCTATACAGCAATACAGTTCAACCCAATTGAAATGTCTAATAATATGAAGAAGAACGGCGGATTTATTCCGGGTATAAGACCCGGCCGTCCTACATCAGAATACATTTCAAAGACACTTTCGAGAATTACATTGGTTGGCGCTATTTTCTTAGGATTAATCGCCATCCTGCCTATTTTCATTAATTTGGGACTTGGTATAAATAATTTCGCAATAGGTGGTACATCACTGCTTATCGTTGTAGGAGTTGCTCTTGAAACCGTTAAGGATATGGAGTCACAAATGTTAATGAGACACTACAAGGGTTTCTTGGAATAA
- a CDS encoding adenylate kinase, translated as MRLILLAAPGAGKGTQAEKLSEHYGIPTISTGAILRKNIKEETELGKVAAQYINDGKLIPDDVMIQVMSDRLSHEDCKNGFILDGFPRTLAQAEALEKSTIEIDKVLMLNVADETIISRLSGRLECESCATTYHKEFRPPAEAGICDKCGGHLTVRDDDKPETVKARLETYHTQTEPLINYYKEKGLLRIAAGKEKIEDTTAEVIKALGE; from the coding sequence ATGAGATTGATTTTACTGGCTGCACCAGGTGCGGGAAAAGGTACGCAAGCGGAGAAATTAAGTGAGCATTATGGTATACCCACTATTTCTACAGGAGCGATTCTCAGAAAAAACATAAAAGAAGAAACTGAGCTGGGGAAAGTAGCAGCACAGTATATAAATGATGGAAAGCTTATACCCGATGATGTTATGATTCAGGTTATGTCCGACAGATTGAGTCATGAGGACTGTAAAAACGGATTTATTTTAGATGGATTTCCTAGAACCTTAGCCCAGGCTGAAGCTCTTGAAAAATCAACTATAGAAATTGATAAGGTTCTGATGCTTAACGTAGCTGATGAAACAATAATAAGCAGGCTTTCAGGACGTTTGGAGTGTGAAAGCTGTGCTACTACTTATCATAAGGAGTTTAGGCCTCCTGCAGAGGCAGGCATATGCGACAAATGCGGAGGTCATCTGACAGTACGTGACGACGACAAGCCGGAAACTGTAAAGGCACGTCTTGAGACTTATCATACTCAGACAGAGCCTCTTATAAATTATTATAAAGAAAAAGGTTTGCTGAGAATAGCTGCAGGCAAAGAGAAGATTGAGGACACGACAGCTGAAGTCATAAAGGCTCTGGGGGAATAA
- the map gene encoding type I methionyl aminopeptidase, with translation MVIIKSKSEIEKMKEAGRITYETLKEVSKAVKPGVTTMELDKIAEDYIRSRGCTGSFKGYGGFPGTVCASVNDTIIHGFPDNVPLKDGDIVSIDVGACFEGYHGDACRTFKVGKVDSETERLIQVTRQSFFEALKFARDGYRISDISRAVQTYVEANGFSVLRGYCGHGVGADLHEDPEVPNYVTKSRGIRLRPGMVIAVEPMICGGSEDVYVADNEWAVITRDGKNTAHYENTILITAGDPVLLTLPDGFPEVE, from the coding sequence GTGGTTATTATAAAATCTAAGTCAGAAATAGAAAAGATGAAAGAAGCCGGCAGGATAACATATGAAACTTTAAAGGAAGTGTCTAAGGCAGTAAAACCCGGCGTTACCACAATGGAACTCGATAAGATTGCCGAGGATTATATCCGTTCTCGTGGATGTACTGGTTCTTTTAAGGGTTACGGCGGATTTCCCGGCACAGTTTGCGCCAGTGTTAATGATACTATAATACATGGATTTCCTGATAATGTTCCATTAAAAGATGGAGATATAGTCAGTATTGACGTAGGAGCATGTTTTGAGGGATATCATGGAGATGCTTGCAGGACATTTAAGGTTGGAAAAGTGGATTCAGAAACAGAGCGCTTGATTCAGGTTACAAGACAGAGCTTTTTTGAAGCATTAAAATTTGCTCGTGACGGATACAGAATATCTGATATTTCCAGAGCTGTACAGACGTACGTTGAGGCAAACGGATTTTCTGTGCTGCGTGGATACTGCGGTCATGGTGTTGGCGCTGACCTCCACGAAGACCCTGAAGTGCCGAATTATGTTACCAAAAGCAGGGGGATAAGGCTTAGACCGGGAATGGTTATAGCTGTTGAGCCCATGATATGCGGCGGAAGCGAAGACGTGTATGTTGCTGATAATGAATGGGCAGTAATCACTAGAGACGGAAAAAACACAGCTCATTATGAAAATACTATTTTAATTACAGCAGGCGACCCTGTTCTTTTAACTTTGCCGGATGGTTTTCCGGAAGTTGAATAA
- a CDS encoding KOW domain-containing RNA-binding protein encodes MTDLIESKLTVGDIVKSTAGRGSGRIYLVVKSLENGYVYISDGKTRKINNAKLKKNKHLVKLGNINDLDFLDAPGGTADAEIRKILKEV; translated from the coding sequence ATGACAGATCTTATTGAATCGAAGCTTACAGTCGGAGATATAGTCAAATCTACCGCCGGCCGCGGAAGCGGAAGAATATATTTGGTAGTAAAGTCTTTAGAAAACGGATACGTTTATATTTCTGACGGAAAGACTAGAAAAATTAATAATGCAAAATTAAAAAAGAATAAGCACTTAGTTAAACTGGGAAATATTAATGACTTAGATTTTTTGGATGCTCCCGGAGGAACTGCGGATGCTGAAATCAGAAAAATTTTAAAGGAGGTGTAG
- the infA gene encoding translation initiation factor IF-1: MSKEDVLEVEGKVLEALPNAMFKVELENGHKILAHISGKLRMHFIKILPGDKVTVEISPYDLSKGRITWRAK; this comes from the coding sequence ATGTCAAAAGAAGATGTTTTGGAAGTTGAAGGCAAGGTTTTGGAGGCGCTGCCAAACGCAATGTTTAAGGTAGAACTCGAAAATGGACACAAAATTTTAGCTCATATTTCAGGAAAACTAAGAATGCACTTTATAAAAATACTGCCGGGTGATAAGGTTACAGTTGAAATTTCACCTTATGATTTATCAAAGGGCAGAATTACATGGAGAGCAAAATAA
- a CDS encoding CapA family protein has product MKKICLILICMVISAFSLSSCGNSDNEAQSVANVVSTVTISCAGDCTLASDESFSDNTFEDVLKNNKNDYSYFFKNVRHIFEDDDITIVNFEGTLSNNGERQDKEYAFRGKPDYVNILKKGSVEAVTLANNHSEDYGPESLKDTKKTLYDSDIKYALNTETAHFNIRGAKVGIIGLYQLDGSAGEVLPSAMSKIENDDLKIVQVHWGEEKSDTPSDEQVSLAHRAIDMGADLVIGHHPHVLQGIEKYKGKYICYSLGNFCFGGNPNPSDTDTMIFRQTFTFREGMAAKDDYYSIIPCSISSSRTSNNYQPTPLEGEERNRVEQKISERSKKVGDGNLDLKFE; this is encoded by the coding sequence ATGAAAAAAATCTGTCTGATTCTTATATGTATGGTCATTTCTGCATTTTCACTGTCATCATGCGGAAATTCTGATAATGAAGCGCAGTCAGTTGCTAATGTTGTAAGCACAGTTACAATTAGCTGTGCCGGAGATTGTACTTTGGCGTCAGATGAGAGTTTTTCTGACAATACATTTGAGGATGTACTTAAAAATAACAAGAATGATTATTCTTATTTTTTTAAAAACGTTAGACATATTTTTGAAGATGACGATATTACCATTGTCAATTTTGAAGGTACATTGTCCAATAATGGGGAGAGACAGGATAAGGAATATGCGTTCAGAGGAAAACCCGATTATGTAAACATTCTCAAAAAGGGCAGTGTTGAGGCTGTCACTTTGGCAAACAATCATAGTGAGGACTATGGACCGGAAAGTTTAAAAGATACTAAAAAGACGCTTTATGATTCGGATATAAAATATGCTTTAAATACCGAAACGGCTCATTTTAACATTCGGGGAGCAAAAGTTGGGATTATCGGTCTTTATCAGTTAGACGGGTCTGCCGGTGAGGTATTACCGTCGGCTATGTCTAAGATTGAGAATGATGATTTGAAAATTGTTCAGGTTCATTGGGGCGAAGAAAAATCAGATACGCCTTCAGACGAGCAAGTAAGTCTTGCGCACCGTGCTATAGATATGGGCGCCGATTTGGTAATAGGTCATCACCCTCATGTTCTGCAGGGAATTGAGAAATATAAGGGAAAATACATATGTTACAGTTTAGGAAACTTTTGCTTTGGCGGAAATCCAAATCCCAGCGACACAGATACAATGATTTTCCGACAGACCTTTACTTTTAGAGAAGGTATGGCAGCAAAAGATGATTACTACTCAATAATTCCCTGTTCAATATCTTCAAGCAGGACAAGCAATAATTATCAGCCGACACCTTTAGAGGGTGAGGAGAGGAATAGAGTTGAACAGAAGATTTCCGAAAGATCAAAGAAAGTCGGCGATGGTAATCTTGACTTAAAATTTGAGTAA
- the rpmJ gene encoding 50S ribosomal protein L36, whose amino-acid sequence MKVRPSVKPICEKCKIIKRKGKVMVICENPRHKQKQG is encoded by the coding sequence ATGAAAGTCAGACCTTCAGTTAAACCTATTTGTGAAAAGTGCAAAATAATTAAGAGAAAAGGTAAAGTTATGGTTATATGCGAAAACCCGCGTCATAAACAGAAGCAGGGTTAA
- the rpsM gene encoding 30S ribosomal protein S13, whose product MARIAGVDLPNEKRVEIGLTYIFGIGLSTSKKILAATGVNPDTRVRDLTEDEIQKLRNEIDNYNVEGDLRRDIALDIKRLMEINCYRGIRHRKGLPVRGQRSKTNARTRKGPKRTIANKKK is encoded by the coding sequence ATGGCACGTATCGCAGGTGTGGATTTACCAAACGAGAAGAGAGTTGAGATTGGCTTAACTTACATTTTTGGAATTGGTCTTTCTACTTCAAAAAAGATTTTGGCAGCAACAGGAGTTAATCCGGACACAAGAGTTCGTGATTTGACAGAAGATGAGATTCAGAAGCTCAGAAATGAAATCGACAACTACAACGTTGAAGGTGATCTGAGACGTGATATCGCACTTGATATCAAGCGTTTGATGGAAATCAACTGCTACAGAGGAATCCGTCACAGAAAAGGTTTGCCTGTCCGCGGACAACGCAGCAAGACAAACGCCAGAACCCGCAAGGGTCCTAAGAGAACTATTGCAAATAAGAAGAAATAA
- the rpsK gene encoding 30S ribosomal protein S11, translating to MAKVARKSRRRKEKKHIERGAAHIKSTFNNTIVTITDVAGNAISWASAGGLGFRGSKKSTPFAAQMAAETAARAAMEHGLKTVEVYVKGPGAGREAAIRALQVAGLEVNMIKDVTPIPHNGCRPPKRRRV from the coding sequence ATGGCAAAAGTAGCTAGAAAGTCAAGACGCCGTAAGGAGAAAAAGCATATCGAGCGCGGCGCTGCACATATCAAATCTACATTCAATAATACCATTGTTACTATTACAGACGTTGCCGGGAATGCAATTTCTTGGGCAAGCGCAGGCGGATTGGGATTTAGAGGTTCTAAAAAGAGCACACCTTTCGCAGCACAAATGGCTGCTGAAACCGCTGCAAGAGCTGCAATGGAACATGGTTTGAAGACAGTTGAAGTTTACGTAAAAGGCCCGGGAGCCGGACGTGAAGCAGCAATCAGAGCTCTTCAGGTAGCTGGTCTTGAGGTTAATATGATTAAGGACGTTACACCTATTCCGCATAACGGTTGCAGACCGCCGAAGAGAAGACGTGTGTAG
- the rpsD gene encoding 30S ribosomal protein S4, translating to MAKNMQPVLKRCRTLGIEPSVMGIDKSSNRTFNQRRKKQSEYGMQLNEKQKVRFIYGVLEKQFAKYYVMATKMNGVTGECLLQILESRLDNVIYRMGLANTRREARQIVNHGHVTVNGKRVDIPSYLVKPGEVISLRESSRNADRMKDIVERNSNRLVPKWIDMNKDTLEGKIIALADREDIDFPVEEHLIVEYYSK from the coding sequence ATGGCTAAAAATATGCAGCCTGTGCTTAAAAGATGCCGTACCCTCGGTATTGAGCCGTCTGTTATGGGTATAGACAAGAGTTCTAACAGAACTTTTAACCAGAGACGCAAAAAGCAGAGCGAATATGGTATGCAGCTTAATGAAAAGCAAAAAGTCAGATTTATATATGGCGTTCTGGAAAAACAGTTCGCAAAATATTATGTTATGGCCACAAAGATGAACGGTGTTACAGGTGAATGTCTGCTTCAAATTTTGGAGTCAAGACTTGATAATGTAATATACCGTATGGGATTGGCTAACACAAGACGTGAAGCAAGACAAATTGTTAATCACGGACATGTTACCGTTAACGGTAAGAGAGTAGACATCCCTTCTTATCTTGTAAAGCCGGGCGAAGTTATCAGTCTTAGAGAGAGCAGCAGAAATGCTGACAGAATGAAAGACATCGTTGAAAGAAACTCAAACAGACTGGTACCTAAGTGGATAGATATGAATAAGGACACATTGGAAGGCAAAATCATTGCACTTGCTGACAGAGAGGATATCGACTTCCCTGTTGAGGAGCATTTGATAGTCGAGTATTACAGCAAATAG
- a CDS encoding DNA-directed RNA polymerase subunit alpha: protein MIEIEKPRIECVEISEDDRYAKFVIEPLERGYGTTLGNSLRRMLLSSLPGVASTSVKIDGVLHEFSTVPGVKEDVTEIILNIKNLVIKLHSDGPKTVYINQEGAGEICARDIKHDADVEILNGDMHIATLDEDGKLFMEITIDKGRGYVSSDQNKELIQGQIGVIATDSIFTPVEKVNYYTDSTRVGNVTDYDKLTLEVWTNGTITPAEAVSLAAKIISEHLSLFIDLSDDAKNVEIMIEKEEGQKEKVLETTIEELDLSVRSYNCLKRAGINTVQDLTTRSESDMMKVRNLGRKSLEEVIAKLEAMELGLANDD from the coding sequence ATGATTGAAATTGAAAAGCCACGTATAGAATGTGTTGAAATATCCGAAGACGACAGATACGCAAAGTTTGTTATAGAGCCTTTAGAAAGAGGATACGGAACTACTTTGGGTAATTCACTGAGAAGAATGCTTTTGTCATCTCTTCCCGGAGTCGCTTCAACGTCTGTTAAAATTGACGGTGTGCTTCATGAGTTTTCTACCGTTCCGGGCGTTAAAGAGGATGTTACAGAAATTATTTTGAACATAAAAAATCTTGTTATAAAGCTTCACTCTGATGGTCCTAAGACTGTTTACATCAATCAGGAAGGCGCGGGTGAAATTTGTGCCCGTGACATAAAGCATGACGCTGATGTGGAAATCCTAAATGGGGATATGCATATTGCAACTCTCGATGAAGATGGAAAACTGTTTATGGAAATCACAATTGATAAAGGCCGCGGTTACGTCTCATCAGATCAGAACAAGGAGCTTATTCAAGGTCAAATCGGTGTTATTGCAACGGATTCGATTTTCACACCTGTTGAGAAAGTGAATTATTATACCGACAGTACCCGTGTGGGTAATGTTACCGATTATGACAAGCTGACGCTTGAGGTGTGGACAAACGGCACTATTACGCCGGCTGAAGCTGTGAGCCTTGCAGCTAAGATAATCAGTGAGCATCTCAGTCTGTTTATCGATTTATCTGACGACGCTAAAAACGTTGAGATTATGATAGAAAAAGAAGAAGGACAGAAAGAAAAAGTACTTGAGACAACAATTGAAGAACTTGATTTGTCAGTACGTTCTTATAACTGTCTGAAACGCGCAGGTATCAATACCGTTCAGGATTTGACAACCCGCAGCGAGAGCGACATGATGAAGGTTAGAAACTTAGGCCGCAAGTCGCTGGAGGAAGTTATTGCGAAACTGGAGGCTATGGAACTTGGTCTCGCAAATGACGACTAA
- the rplQ gene encoding 50S ribosomal protein L17 has protein sequence MAQQRKLGRPTDQRRAMLRNLTTSFLENGRIETTTTRAKEVKRMAEKMITLGKRNTLHTKRQALSYITKREVVSKLFDEIAPKYAERNGGYTRIIKVGPRRGDAAEVSVLELV, from the coding sequence GTGGCACAACAAAGAAAGCTGGGTAGACCCACAGACCAGAGACGTGCTATGCTCAGAAACCTCACTACTTCGTTTTTAGAGAATGGTAGAATTGAGACTACCACAACAAGAGCGAAAGAGGTTAAAAGAATGGCTGAGAAAATGATTACGCTCGGCAAAAGAAACACACTTCACACAAAGAGACAGGCACTTTCTTATATAACAAAAAGAGAGGTCGTTTCGAAGTTGTTTGACGAAATCGCTCCTAAGTACGCTGAAAGAAACGGCGGTTATACAAGAATTATAAAGGTTGGACCGAGACGCGGCGACGCTGCTGAGGTTTCTGTACTTGAGCTGGTTTAA
- a CDS encoding GNAT family N-acetyltransferase encodes MIIESFNYLPLEAKNIRETVFVNEQGFNYEFDDIDDIATHLVLYTDDKAAATCRFFIDKVKDTYLIGRIAVLKNYGGLGLGSQLLQKAENLIAKKGGKLIRLSAQLQAVEFYRKNGYIDEGEPHYDESYPHVWMYKKLTDSLDK; translated from the coding sequence ATGATAATAGAATCTTTTAATTATCTTCCTTTGGAAGCTAAAAATATCAGAGAAACAGTTTTTGTAAACGAACAAGGATTTAATTATGAATTTGATGATATAGATGACATTGCAACTCATTTGGTATTATATACTGATGATAAAGCCGCCGCAACATGCCGCTTTTTTATTGATAAGGTAAAGGATACATACTTAATCGGCAGGATAGCAGTATTAAAAAACTACGGAGGTCTTGGTCTTGGTTCACAGCTGCTGCAAAAAGCTGAAAATCTCATTGCCAAAAAAGGCGGTAAACTAATACGTTTATCAGCACAGCTGCAAGCGGTGGAATTTTACCGCAAAAACGGATATATAGATGAAGGCGAACCTCACTATGACGAATCATATCCTCATGTCTGGATGTATAAAAAATTAACTGACAGTTTAGATAAATAA
- a CDS encoding helix-turn-helix domain-containing protein has protein sequence MFYISRNELCRMTGMGYSQVQRYCDNKVTRIDLSVLERICTVLPNCNLNDLIKLTR, from the coding sequence ATGTTTTATATTTCAAGAAACGAGTTGTGTAGAATGACTGGAATGGGATATAGTCAAGTCCAGCGGTATTGTGATAACAAAGTTACAAGAATTGATTTAAGCGTTTTAGAAAGAATTTGTACAGTATTGCCCAATTGCAATTTAAACGATTTAATAAAATTAACAAGATAG
- a CDS encoding helix-turn-helix domain-containing protein yields MRKEAGFENRDRFVELGLMISALRKAKGYTQYELAEKAHISRSHLSSIEAPNITASFSLEVFFNIADILGVKPGDLLNLNLPSSYFNKDEKDKNSKDK; encoded by the coding sequence ATGCGTAAAGAAGCAGGTTTTGAAAACAGAGACCGATTCGTTGAATTGGGGTTGATGATTTCAGCTTTAAGAAAGGCTAAGGGATATACCCAATATGAACTTGCAGAGAAAGCCCATATTAGCCGGTCGCATCTAAGTTCTATTGAAGCCCCTAATATAACCGCTTCCTTTTCTCTTGAGGTTTTCTTTAATATAGCCGACATTTTGGGAGTAAAACCCGGTGATTTGCTAAATCTTAATTTGCCGTCTTCCTATTTTAATAAGGATGAAAAAGATAAAAATTCAAAGGACAAATAG